ACGGTGCTCGTGTCTCTATTGCGCAACTTCATGAGCGAACGGCAGGTTTACTGCACTATAGGCACTTACACCGGGTGGGGTCACGCCTGGGTGACGGTGGTAGACGGCTCCGGTCTTTATACTTTAGACACTACTATCCCCTGCGCCAAGCCGGAGGGAGTGAACGCCGTGGCCGAGGACCAGCCTTATATACCATACATAAGATTCAACGATATCGAGGTCATAGAGGAGAGGGACGGCTGGCAGGACTTCGTAAACCTGCCGCGGGACCCAATGGCCAAGATGTGCCGGATATACGCGCAGTACGGCTTTCGGTAATTATTACGGCGTAATAAAAGGAGAATGCCATGGCGGACGAAAAGAAAAAAGCCAATATAAAGCCACTGGTAGTCGGCGGTGTGGTGCTGGGTGGCACTTATTTAGGTTATCTAGGTATAAAAGCCATAATGGATTACTTTAATAAGACAGAGGAAACAAAGCAACTCCTCCTTGATGAAATCTTTATCGAGATGCAGGATACCGAAGAATACCAGAATGATATCATCGCTCAAGGTGGTATGAGTGACGCCCAACGACAATTACTGGATCAAAAGCTCGCAGATCTTAATTGGAAAGTTTTATACTTAGATGAGATTAACCATAATTGGCTTGTGGACTTCGTGGAACAGTTAGGCGATTGGGCTAAATCCTTCGGTTTATATGTGATAATACCGACAGTGGCCTCTGGCCTGATAGCGAGATATTTCTGGACTAAGTTTAAGAAATGGCCTCCATACAATAGGCAACCGCCGCCGGATCCGAATCCTGGTGGACCAGACCTGCCGCCAAGCGGCGGGACTACGCCACCGCCGGTAGATTGCCCTATATGCGGGCTGACCTTTATTTCTCCTGAAGCGCTGGCGACCCATATACAATCAGGGGTACATCCTATCTCCACAAATATAGGTGATATCAATGCTGCGCAGAATTACTTCAATCAGCAACCAAGTGCAACTAAAGCGATAATACAGGCCGAAGCGAGTGCTATGGGTATATCTGCAGCTCAGTTAAGTTCTGCTTGGGCCGGGCTATCCACAGCTGTACTATTAGGTATCCTGGCGGCGATAGCTGTCTCATGTACCGTCGGCGCGCCGGCTGTCGGTTTACCCGCATCTTTTAATGTGTTAGCACAGGCGGAATCAATATTAGCGAACTGTGTGGCTAGATCATTAGTGTTGGTAGCTGCTTAAGGAAGTATTATGAGAATTTACTCTTTACCTGAAGGATCTTCTTGGGCGACAAGTGATGCCCGCGCCTGGATAACCAGCATTACGCCAGTCCCGAATCCTATGTTATATGGCGCTGTGTATGATATCATCATCAGAGTTAAATGGGAGTTTCCCAGCGACGTAGTTTCTGCCCGTGACGAGGAGATGCTGTTTATAGCGTTTGAGTTAGAGCGGGTCGATGGCGGTATCTTTACCCCGATTCCGGGATGGGAGGTATTTTATTATGAAGAATGGCGAAATGCGCCCTGGGAAGCACCACATGGACCACCCCGGGTATTAGCGGGGAATCTAGGTAACTTTGTAGCAATAGATAAACAGTTTGATTTTTCGGGAGAGGCTGACTTCGTATTAAGTATAAAACCTGACGTGATAGGCATGCCGGTAGGCTGGAGAGAGTATAAGCTATATGCTCAGGTATGGGAAAAATTTTACTCTATAACCGGAGGTAAATGGGATTACATTGAGGCCTTAGATACACCCAGCGTTGCGTTCTCTGTGAATGTATCTGAGGGGTTACCTATAGCGTCATTTGATATGTCTCCTAAAAGTGGGCCTACACCGCTGAATGTTTATTTCAACAATACGTCGAGTGCTCCAGATATCGCACCGATAACCAGCGTGGAGTGGGATTTTGGTGATGGCAGTAGCAGTATAGAAGCGAGTCCTAATCACGTATACACAAGCCCTGGTAAATACACAGTAATATTGACCGTTACGAATCAGGCCGGCACTGACAGTTGCACTAAATCAGTAACTGTAACCGCAGCCGATCCGCGCCCTGTATTTCTGTTAGACCAGTGTTGGGGGCCGACAAAAGTAAATGTGTCTGACTATGTAAAGCCAGTTTTATGGATCGAAAATCAAGGCGGTGCCGGCACCGTATTCTTAGATGTACTGATAGAGGGCCAGCGAAGAAACGTCGCAAATATCTCTATACAAGGTTATGGGACTATATCTTATACTGTACCGCAGCACGATATAGTGTGGTATTTAGGATATACTCCCACTGAGGATATCCTTCCTGAGATATGGTTCCAGACAGGGTATGGCGATCAGGTAGTCTCACAATGGTTATGGCAGCCCTGGGTTTCGGTAAGCGGAGGAGGTGGCGGCGGAGACGAAGAGGATATATCCGATCAGCTTAAATTCGGAGCTGCCGGCTTACTGGCTTTTGGCGCCGGCATATTTGGATATTCGCTCTATAAGAAGC
This genomic stretch from Dehalococcoidia bacterium harbors:
- a CDS encoding PKD domain-containing protein, which produces MRIYSLPEGSSWATSDARAWITSITPVPNPMLYGAVYDIIIRVKWEFPSDVVSARDEEMLFIAFELERVDGGIFTPIPGWEVFYYEEWRNAPWEAPHGPPRVLAGNLGNFVAIDKQFDFSGEADFVLSIKPDVIGMPVGWREYKLYAQVWEKFYSITGGKWDYIEALDTPSVAFSVNVSEGLPIASFDMSPKSGPTPLNVYFNNTSSAPDIAPITSVEWDFGDGSSSIEASPNHVYTSPGKYTVILTVTNQAGTDSCTKSVTVTAADPRPVFLLDQCWGPTKVNVSDYVKPVLWIENQGGAGTVFLDVLIEGQRRNVANISIQGYGTISYTVPQHDIVWYLGYTPTEDILPEIWFQTGYGDQVVSQWLWQPWVSVSGGGGGGDEEDISDQLKFGAAGLLAFGAGIFGYSLYKKRKR